One segment of Nostoc flagelliforme CCNUN1 DNA contains the following:
- a CDS encoding ABC transporter ATP-binding protein translates to MTAAVFLENVYKFYNNIPVVNDLSFQIESGEIFALLGPNGAGKSTTIRMLTTLTKPSQGRIEVGGYDVMSQAMLAKQSIGVVLQQVSVDNDLSVWENMELHGRLHHISNPQRQKLINQWLEYVELAEKRNDLVKTLSGGMKRRLQIARALLHQPQILFLDEPTVGLDPQTRRRLWEIIRDLNKQGMTMLLTTHYMDEVEFLCDAFGSSKPGRIGIMDSGKLISLGTLQQLRSAHGEGLVMKQFAVSEVGSDSARSWEYLFFPSLEAANIYLNEQPDKTGMMVRPSNLEDIFVELTGRQLD, encoded by the coding sequence ATGACTGCTGCTGTCTTTCTAGAAAATGTCTACAAGTTTTACAACAATATACCTGTAGTCAATGATCTGTCATTCCAAATTGAATCGGGGGAGATATTTGCTTTACTTGGCCCGAACGGTGCGGGTAAATCAACCACGATTCGGATGCTGACTACACTAACTAAACCGTCCCAAGGACGGATAGAAGTAGGCGGATATGATGTGATGAGCCAAGCAATGCTGGCAAAACAGAGTATTGGTGTAGTCTTGCAGCAAGTAAGTGTGGATAACGATTTAAGCGTTTGGGAAAATATGGAACTGCATGGGAGGCTACATCACATTAGCAACCCACAGCGACAAAAACTAATTAATCAATGGCTAGAGTATGTTGAGTTAGCAGAAAAACGTAATGATTTGGTAAAAACCCTGTCTGGGGGTATGAAACGACGATTGCAGATTGCGAGAGCTTTATTGCATCAACCGCAAATTCTGTTTTTGGATGAACCAACGGTAGGACTAGACCCCCAAACTAGGCGGCGCCTCTGGGAAATTATTCGGGATTTGAATAAGCAGGGAATGACGATGCTACTAACGACCCATTATATGGATGAGGTCGAATTTTTGTGCGATGCTTTTGGTTCTAGCAAGCCAGGACGCATCGGTATTATGGATAGCGGTAAGCTGATTTCTTTAGGAACTTTACAACAACTGCGTTCTGCTCACGGTGAAGGTTTGGTGATGAAACAATTTGCTGTGTCTGAAGTGGGAAGTGATAGTGCTCGTAGTTGGGAATATCTGTTTTTCCCATCTTTGGAAGCAGCAAATATCTACTTGAATGAACAGCCCGATAAAACCGGAATGATGGTGCGTCCCTCTAACCTGGAAGATATTTTTGTGGAATTAACGGGACGCCAGTTAGATTAA
- a CDS encoding ATP-binding protein, with protein sequence MASEGEGLAVNSVFIEGGEIGSLMRSLDWSQTALGDVAYWPQSLRSAISILLASKAQICLFWGSELITIYNDAYRPALASKHPWALGRPAHEVWSEVWSVLEPLLKGVVATGVAFWAKDYLFFLNRHGYIEETYFDVSYDPVRDESGNVGGVFCIVSETTRRVLGDRRLQTLSLLSSETAKAKTVEAACLSATQALATNSHDIPFAMLYQVEADGSSAKLVGNTPIEETGATPSRVNLTQQSDAWKLGQVYQKREATIVDDLTTRFEALPTGAWDKPPCAAWVVPLIPGGQQEIFGFLVLGINPHQAFEDDYRKFFDLLVGNMTIAIANARAYEEERKRLEALAELDRAKTTFFNNVSHEFRTPLRLMLSPLKETLTELDGILPAKAQAQLEMVQRNGTRLLKLVNTLLDFSRIEAGRTIASYEPIDLATYTAELASIFQSAADSAGLQLIVDCPPLAEPVYVDREMWEKIVLNLLSNALKFTFVGEIAVYLRPVGMMVSLVVRDTGTGIPADEVPRLFERFYRVKGVKGRTFEGTGIGLSLVQELVQMHGGTITVDSTFGQGSTFTVQLPTGTAHLPLDCLNGSQSSVSTASGAMSYVEEALGWLPKEALEEEEFSPPYLYPFASFTRILLVDDNTDMRNYLRRILSEYYKVDVAIDGETALAAAYNDPPNLILSDVMMPGMDGIELLRQLRADLRTREIPILLLSARAGEESAVEGLESGADDYLVKPFSRRELLARVAANLELGRVRLAASQERFRFLAESIPQMVWTADPIGRVDYYSPRWLDYTGLTLEQIQGFGWQNLIHPEEREHTISVWTQAVQMGTSYEVEHRLRQADGTYRWHLTRALPMLNENSQIIRWYGTCTDISEQKLAESALRRSEERYRTLFESIDEGFCVIEMLFDENDTPNDYRFLEINPSFEKQTGLKDVEGKRIRDLAPNHEKYWFEIYGKVAMTGEPVRFENRAIALQRWFDVFAFRIGQPQQRQVAVLFKDITDAYQQATQRQLAEAALRESEELKQRILDSSHDCIKVLTLDGRILYLNQGGLHLLDIDDPASFLNTEWISFWQGEDREKAKAAIATAKIGNVGQFQGYCPTAKGKAKWWDVIITSVRNASGIIAQLLVVSRDITKQKQAEAEREQLFLREQAAREQAQTANRIKDEFLAVLSHELRSPLNPILGWSRLLRNGTLNAARTAIALETIERNAKIQAQLIEDLLDVSRILSGKLNLQMAPVNLASTIEAAIETVRLAAEAKSIQIQRVFEPNIGQILGDSARLQQVFWNLLTNAVKFSFAGGRVEIRLECQDSQAQITVSDTGKGINPDFLPYVFESFRQADATTTRKFGGLGLGLAIVRHLVELHGGTVQVDSPGEGQGAIFNVRFPLMKAQSYSQKVQEDSSLLTFNTSPLTGIRLLIVDDDEDIRDFLGFVLEQAGAEVCIVTSAIEALQAVEQSPPDILLSDIGMPEMDGYMLIRQIRAMPPEQGGQILALALSAYAGEVNRQQALAAGFQQHVAKPIDPDTLIAVILDIIAKRN encoded by the coding sequence ATGGCATCTGAAGGAGAAGGTCTAGCTGTTAACAGTGTTTTTATTGAAGGTGGCGAAATTGGAAGCCTGATGCGATCGCTCGATTGGTCGCAGACTGCTTTGGGTGACGTGGCTTATTGGCCCCAGAGCTTACGGAGTGCCATTAGCATCTTGTTAGCTTCTAAAGCTCAGATTTGCCTCTTCTGGGGTTCGGAATTAATCACGATTTATAATGATGCCTATCGCCCTGCTCTTGCCTCAAAACATCCCTGGGCGCTCGGTCGCCCTGCCCATGAAGTGTGGAGCGAAGTCTGGAGTGTTTTAGAACCTTTACTCAAGGGAGTTGTTGCGACAGGAGTTGCATTCTGGGCGAAAGATTATTTATTTTTCCTGAATCGACACGGTTACATTGAGGAAACTTACTTCGATGTCTCTTACGACCCCGTGCGAGATGAAAGCGGGAATGTTGGCGGAGTTTTTTGCATTGTTAGTGAAACAACACGACGAGTGCTGGGCGATCGCCGTTTACAAACCCTGAGCTTACTAAGTAGCGAAACAGCTAAAGCAAAGACCGTGGAAGCGGCTTGCCTGTCTGCAACTCAAGCCTTAGCAACCAATTCTCATGACATCCCGTTTGCCATGCTGTATCAGGTAGAGGCAGACGGCAGCAGTGCAAAGCTGGTTGGAAATACTCCAATCGAGGAAACAGGAGCAACTCCATCAAGAGTAAACTTAACTCAACAGAGCGATGCATGGAAACTTGGACAAGTTTACCAGAAGCGGGAAGCAACGATAGTCGATGATTTGACAACTCGGTTTGAAGCTCTGCCTACAGGAGCTTGGGACAAGCCTCCGTGTGCTGCTTGGGTCGTGCCGCTGATCCCAGGTGGACAACAAGAAATCTTTGGATTTCTGGTATTGGGCATCAATCCCCACCAGGCTTTTGAGGACGATTACCGAAAGTTCTTCGATTTGCTGGTAGGCAACATGACGATCGCGATCGCTAATGCCCGTGCTTATGAAGAAGAACGCAAGCGGTTGGAAGCACTAGCAGAACTGGATCGAGCCAAAACAACCTTCTTCAACAACGTCAGCCACGAATTTCGCACTCCCCTAAGGCTGATGCTGTCGCCACTGAAAGAGACGTTAACCGAATTAGACGGAATTCTTCCAGCCAAAGCGCAAGCACAATTGGAGATGGTGCAACGCAATGGCACACGGTTGCTCAAGCTAGTCAATACACTGTTAGATTTCTCGCGCATTGAAGCCGGACGCACCATAGCTAGTTATGAGCCAATTGATTTAGCCACTTATACCGCAGAACTGGCAAGTATTTTCCAGTCTGCTGCTGACTCGGCGGGACTGCAATTAATTGTGGATTGTCCTCCCCTAGCAGAACCCGTTTACGTAGACCGCGAAATGTGGGAGAAGATTGTATTAAATTTGCTCTCCAATGCATTGAAGTTTACCTTTGTTGGAGAGATTGCAGTTTATTTGCGCCCGGTTGGCATGATGGTGTCATTGGTAGTGCGCGATACAGGTACTGGGATTCCGGCAGATGAGGTTCCCCGATTATTTGAGCGGTTTTATCGAGTCAAAGGTGTCAAAGGTCGCACCTTTGAAGGCACGGGCATTGGGCTGTCGCTAGTGCAAGAATTAGTCCAGATGCATGGTGGGACAATCACCGTTGACAGCACCTTCGGTCAAGGCAGTACCTTTACTGTCCAATTGCCAACTGGAACGGCTCACTTACCTCTAGATTGCCTTAATGGTAGTCAAAGCAGTGTTTCTACTGCTTCTGGAGCAATGTCTTATGTTGAGGAAGCTTTAGGATGGCTCCCGAAAGAAGCTCTTGAGGAGGAAGAATTTTCCCCTCCGTACCTCTACCCCTTTGCTTCTTTTACCCGGATTCTGCTGGTGGATGACAACACCGATATGCGGAATTATTTGCGACGGATTCTTAGCGAATATTATAAAGTGGACGTGGCAATTGATGGTGAAACCGCTCTAGCTGCCGCATACAACGATCCGCCTAATTTGATCCTCAGCGATGTCATGATGCCAGGAATGGATGGCATTGAGTTGCTGCGGCAGTTACGGGCTGATTTAAGAACGCGCGAAATTCCCATTTTGCTACTGTCTGCCCGGGCTGGAGAAGAATCGGCAGTGGAAGGGTTGGAGTCTGGGGCAGATGATTACTTGGTGAAGCCATTCAGCCGACGGGAATTACTGGCACGGGTTGCTGCCAATCTAGAGTTAGGACGAGTGCGCCTTGCTGCGAGTCAGGAACGTTTTCGTTTTCTGGCTGAATCCATTCCCCAAATGGTGTGGACGGCTGATCCAATTGGTCGGGTAGATTATTACAGCCCTCGCTGGCTTGACTACACTGGGTTGACGCTAGAGCAAATCCAGGGGTTCGGTTGGCAGAATCTCATTCATCCAGAGGAGCGAGAACACACTATCTCGGTGTGGACTCAAGCCGTTCAAATGGGCACAAGCTACGAGGTTGAACATCGCTTGAGACAGGCAGATGGAACCTATCGTTGGCATCTCACCCGTGCTTTACCAATGCTGAATGAAAACAGTCAAATTATTCGCTGGTACGGTACTTGCACAGATATCAGTGAGCAAAAACTTGCAGAATCTGCCTTACGCCGATCTGAGGAACGCTATCGAACGCTGTTTGAGTCTATTGACGAAGGATTTTGCGTGATCGAAATGCTGTTTGATGAAAACGACACGCCGAACGATTACCGTTTTTTAGAAATCAATCCGTCCTTTGAGAAACAAACAGGACTCAAAGACGTAGAAGGCAAAAGGATACGCGATCTAGCTCCGAATCATGAAAAGTATTGGTTTGAAATTTACGGTAAAGTCGCCATGACGGGCGAACCCGTTCGCTTTGAGAATCGCGCTATTGCCCTACAACGTTGGTTCGACGTTTTTGCATTTCGCATTGGGCAGCCGCAGCAGCGACAAGTCGCTGTCCTTTTCAAGGATATCACCGATGCCTATCAGCAAGCTACGCAACGCCAACTTGCCGAAGCAGCCCTGCGAGAAAGTGAAGAGTTAAAGCAACGAATTTTGGACAGCAGTCATGATTGCATCAAAGTTTTAACGTTAGATGGGCGGATACTCTACTTAAATCAAGGTGGGCTGCATCTTCTAGATATTGATGATCCTGCGTCCTTTCTTAACACCGAGTGGATTAGTTTTTGGCAAGGCGAAGACCGAGAAAAGGCCAAAGCGGCGATCGCGACAGCCAAAATAGGTAATGTTGGTCAATTTCAAGGCTACTGTCCCACTGCAAAGGGTAAGGCGAAGTGGTGGGATGTGATTATTACTTCCGTCCGAAATGCATCAGGAATTATTGCACAACTCTTAGTCGTCTCACGCGATATTACAAAGCAAAAGCAAGCAGAAGCTGAACGCGAACAACTTTTTTTGCGTGAGCAAGCTGCGCGTGAACAAGCTCAGACAGCGAATCGAATTAAAGATGAGTTTTTGGCTGTACTATCACATGAATTGCGATCGCCCCTCAATCCTATTTTGGGTTGGTCTAGGTTGCTTCGCAATGGAACATTAAATGCCGCAAGAACGGCTATTGCTTTGGAAACAATCGAGCGCAATGCCAAAATCCAGGCACAATTAATTGAAGATTTATTAGATGTCTCTCGCATTTTGTCTGGCAAACTCAATTTACAAATGGCTCCTGTTAACTTGGCATCGACGATTGAAGCGGCTATTGAAACCGTGCGTTTAGCAGCAGAAGCGAAGTCAATTCAAATTCAGAGAGTATTTGAGCCAAATATTGGGCAGATTTTGGGAGATTCTGCTCGTTTACAGCAAGTATTTTGGAATTTGCTTACTAACGCTGTAAAATTTAGTTTCGCTGGTGGACGGGTCGAAATTCGGTTAGAGTGCCAAGACTCGCAGGCTCAAATTACTGTAAGCGACACGGGTAAAGGTATTAATCCTGACTTTTTGCCCTACGTGTTTGAATCCTTTCGTCAGGCGGATGCAACAACAACCAGGAAGTTTGGCGGACTAGGATTAGGGCTGGCGATCGTCCGTCATCTAGTTGAACTGCATGGAGGTACTGTTCAAGTAGACAGTCCTGGAGAAGGACAGGGAGCCATCTTTAATGTCAGGTTTCCCTTGATGAAAGCACAAAGTTATAGCCAGAAAGTACAAGAGGACTCCTCATTATTGACTTTTAACACCTCACCTCTGACAGGAATACGGTTACTAATCGTTGATGATGATGAAGATATCCGTGATTTTTTGGGCTTTGTCCTTGAGCAGGCGGGAGCAGAGGTTTGTATTGTGACATCGGCAATAGAAGCGCTGCAAGCGGTAGAGCAATCACCACCAGATATTTTGTTGAGTGACATTGGAATGCCAGAGATGGATGGCTATATGCTGATTCGACAAATTCGAGCCATGCCACCCGAACAAGGTGGGCAAATTTTGGCTTTAGCCCTCTCGGCTTATGCTGGAGAAGTTAATCGCCAACAAGCTCTAGCCGCAGGATTTCAGCAGCACGTTGCCAAGCCAATAGACCCAGACACATTAATTGCAGTCATTCTAGATATAATCGCCAAGAGAAATTAA
- the psbO gene encoding photosystem II manganese-stabilizing polypeptide, with protein sequence MRYRALIVAFLALCLGLITACSDAPATSSRDVLTYDQIRGTGLANKCPQLAETSRGSIPIDSSQSYAIKELCLEPTSFFIKEEPANKRQQAEFVAGKLLTRYTSTIDQVQGNLKINPDNSLTFVETDGLDFQAITVQLPGGERVPFLFTIKDLVAQTQPSLSSINTSTDFEGTFKVPSYRGAAFLDPKGRGVVSGYDNAVALPAQADDEELTRTNVKRAENLNGKISLQIAKVDSSSGEIAGTFESEQPSDTDLGAGEPKEVKIRGLFFARVEPTRG encoded by the coding sequence ATGAGGTATCGCGCTTTAATTGTTGCATTTTTGGCTTTGTGCCTGGGGCTAATAACTGCTTGTAGTGATGCTCCTGCTACTAGTAGTAGAGATGTACTCACTTACGATCAAATTCGCGGCACTGGTTTGGCGAATAAATGCCCCCAACTAGCAGAAACAAGCCGTGGCTCCATTCCCATTGATTCTAGCCAGTCATACGCCATCAAAGAACTTTGCTTAGAACCAACTAGCTTCTTCATCAAAGAAGAACCTGCTAATAAACGCCAACAAGCAGAATTTGTTGCTGGCAAATTGTTGACCAGATATACTTCCACCATTGACCAGGTGCAAGGCAACCTAAAAATCAACCCAGATAATAGCCTGACCTTTGTGGAAACTGATGGTCTTGACTTCCAAGCCATTACTGTGCAACTTCCTGGTGGTGAGCGAGTACCTTTCCTCTTCACCATCAAAGACTTGGTTGCTCAAACCCAACCCAGTTTGAGCAGTATTAACACCTCCACGGACTTTGAAGGCACCTTCAAAGTTCCTTCCTACCGTGGTGCTGCTTTCCTAGATCCAAAGGGTCGTGGTGTCGTTAGTGGCTACGATAATGCCGTGGCTCTCCCCGCCCAAGCAGATGATGAAGAACTTACCCGCACTAACGTTAAGCGTGCTGAAAATCTTAATGGTAAGATTTCTTTGCAAATCGCTAAAGTAGATAGCTCTAGTGGTGAAATTGCTGGTACTTTCGAGAGCGAACAGCCATCTGATACAGATTTAGGTGCTGGCGAACCTAAAGAAGTTAAGATTCGCGGACTGTTTTTTGCACGGGTTGAACCGACTCGTGGCTAA
- a CDS encoding RNA polymerase sigma factor SigF, with product MPTTTTNELKHEIWQLLREYQQCRSENVRNKLVKLNFGLVRKEAHYWTNQCHETYDDLLQVGCLGLIRAIEKFELSKGHAFSSYALPYIRGEIQHYLRDKGVTVRIPRKWLALQQQAIGVSRSWREKHNRQPTDSELATALEISPNEWQEIKLAWVNRAPLSLDVPIQDGEEGSTCLGELVPDPHYRSFQLAQEDQLRLQQALVQLEQRTRDVLECVFLQDLTQKQVAEHLGISVVTVSRRVKKGLDLMKELMGVAED from the coding sequence ATGCCTACCACAACCACCAATGAACTAAAACATGAAATTTGGCAGTTGTTGCGAGAATATCAGCAATGTCGGTCAGAAAATGTTCGCAATAAGCTGGTAAAACTCAATTTTGGACTTGTGAGAAAAGAAGCTCACTACTGGACGAATCAATGTCATGAAACCTACGATGATTTGCTCCAGGTTGGATGTTTGGGTTTAATCAGGGCAATTGAAAAATTTGAACTTTCCAAGGGACATGCTTTTAGTTCCTATGCTCTTCCTTATATTCGGGGTGAAATTCAACACTATCTCCGAGATAAAGGTGTCACCGTGCGAATTCCTCGGAAGTGGTTAGCACTGCAACAGCAAGCAATAGGAGTGTCACGTTCTTGGCGTGAAAAGCATAATCGCCAACCAACAGACTCGGAATTAGCAACAGCATTAGAAATTTCTCCAAACGAATGGCAAGAAATTAAATTAGCATGGGTAAACCGCGCTCCCTTGAGTCTTGATGTGCCAATCCAAGATGGAGAAGAAGGCTCTACCTGTTTGGGAGAATTGGTTCCAGATCCTCACTATCGCAGCTTTCAACTAGCACAAGAAGACCAACTTCGCTTGCAACAAGCATTGGTTCAGCTAGAACAACGCACCCGCGATGTATTGGAATGTGTGTTTTTGCAAGATTTGACACAAAAACAAGTTGCAGAACATCTGGGAATTAGTGTAGTAACAGTTTCCCGTAGAGTTAAGAAAGGTCTGGATTTGATGAAAGAGCTTATGGGTGTGGCAGAAGATTGA